The genomic segment aaattcaataggtttttctaacctgaaactgcagttacccagtgactaactgcaaaatttagggacactacgattaatagttaaagaatggcagcagtttaaattgaaaccaataaaagtcaataggtaaattgtgattggggGTTGTTGGGTgtgcccctttttctaaccttgagtcgaagtcacccagtgacaaaagtTTGGGCACCGTGGCATAAATAGTGTGTGAagtacagcattttatatttaagccaatgaaattcaatggataaaatctgattggctgttactggcctaacccacttttcctatttttgaactgctgtcccccagtgaccaactctgcaaagtttgggacgtAAAAATTGTAGGACTGATAGCATTTTACATTTACCAAGTTTGGTGTGTGTTAGCCTAAAATCTTTAAGATTCGGCAGCAGTTAAAATCTTctcataaggctgatgccagacgtggcgtagggctgatattttcggcaagcggaaaaacgcttgccgaaaatacagccctacgccttctacttgtgcctgcacccgaatgaatgagatacgccacgtctggcatcagccttaaagtcaatgggtaaaatttggctgttgttggctcctccccctttgggttatccaacaaatgttgctgtttcattcagggtgaccccatgattttgtttttcaagtTTCAGGAGTGTAGCTTAAACTCTGTAAGAGTAGCAGCGGTTTaaatatcttccctgtcaaagtcaatcaaaaaattggggtgtttggagcagcGACACAAAAAgatgggatcacttagaaaagcacaagtaaCCTGCTCCACTGTAGGACAAAGacgtgtggagagtttgggtgttctACCTCTAAAACTGTAGGTGAAGTAGCGTTTGAAAAATGGGgagtgctaagaataagaagaaaaaaaagattaagaagcggaagaataaactgaagtcaaagaacagtatgttggtttTTCAAACATGAAACACAGAATAAAAATGCCTAGATACTGGTGTAGCAGTCTTACCCTGCTGTATTAAATGTATGTGCTCATGTGCCCTACTTTTTTAAGACCTGACTACACAGCCTTCTTATTGCACTTGCAAATGAATAAATAGATTACAGACTGAGTGAATAGATTGCATATGTAGTAACCACTTGTCTATATTGCAAATCGCATTCATCATTTGGCCTAGGCATATGAAAGTTGCATGTGAAAGTTGTATCCTAAGCatatgccttttctgcctacccctagttctgctaCTGATTAGAGAGATGTACATTGCTGTGGCATGTGTGAGCGCTTTGTAAATGAGAGCTTTGTAAGTGACTACAATAATCTTGAAGTGAATTCTGTGCATGGAAGTAGCCAGTGCATGGTGCTAGTAGCACACAATAGGCAAGCAtacaacaaataaataagtaaataaatacacaGGACACTAGAGCATTGGTGGAGGAAGACCGcagctgtttttattttgaacagTATTTAACATTTCTATAACCTTTAAAATTTGAATAGCTCATAACTTCCAACACCAGGAAATGACCCCAGCCAGCCTCTGCTCAAACACCAGCAGGCTGCCTTAAATGAAATATCCTTTAACCTCTTGCCACAACAGCCATGGGTTACCTCCTTACAGCTGCGACAATAtgactttttctttaaattccattttataactttttttttgtggggtGGGGAACATCACAGACActgtatatattcgagtataagctgatccgaatatataagccgaggtacctaattttacctaagaaaactggaaaaacttattgactcaagtataagccaaaaatgcactggagtcaatgggctcTTTTTGCTGCACAATAGGCACTtttacactgcatttttttttgcaaaatttattGGAAAGCCAGGTTCTAATTTGCAAAATTAAATATGCAGAGACTCCCCAAAactgtataattttgtattaacaaattgtataaataatttttcattaGTTGCCCAGTACTTTAACTCTACCAGATCTGGTGCTGCTCGGCACTGAGCATTACccagcagtgttttttttccagttcctATGAATATAATGCAGTTCAATCTATTTTTGTAACCAATTACCAAAACCAAACACTGGTTTTAATTCTGTTTTAAACAGCAAACCACCCAAAATTAATGTTCCATGGACAGACTATTATTATTCTTGCTGGAATTAGAGAAGCCTGAAGGAAGCCCAAGAATGTGTAAAAAAGTGCTGGGGCGAAATACTGTTAAGTGCGCAATAAACTATAGATCTCTACATTTCAGCAGTTCAGACCTGACGTGGAACATATgggctatttatatatataacaactgAGCCCCCTGTTGtggcactgctggattacctgtGCTACCGGAGAATCTGTTGCCCGACCATGCACGCACATCACGGAATTATGCATCAGAAACACCACAAGCTGAACATCATCATTAGAGTTGCACTCCGGCGCTCTGGCCCCCCTACCAACGCGCGCAACTGTCGTGCGGCGTGCGTGCTCGGGTGACTCACGGGGGGGGTTGTGTGCGCGCGGTGTTGGGCTGTGCTATGGATGTCCTTAGTATTGGCAGCATTTCTGTGGACAAAATTCAAAGTTTAAATATGgagccgtatatactcgagtataagccgaggattcatttttttagcacattttcagtgctggaaaactcggcttatactcgagtatatacggtactcatcCTGGGACTCCTCTGAACATCGCTGCCCAGTGACACCCCTTTATATAGGCAGCAATCCAGCTGCAAATCTCCTGTTGCTGGGCAAAAATCTGCCTGCCTATGAGTAACGATCAGTCCACCTGTCACTCAGCCAATCAACATCTGTATGTGCAGCTGTATGTTACCTACAGGTAAATAACCCACAATGCCCTGCTGCTACAACTTCGAGGGATGACCTCAATTTGAACCTGCCAGCCTGCTGAAGTAAGTCCCTATACTATAACAAACCTATGCTTACTAGCGTGTACTGACCCATGTACCTGGGGGCCGATAGGCACCCAAGTCGCAGGCATGGCAGAGTGGGGCAACACGTGTGCAGTGGAAAGAACAATGTATGAATATGGCAGCAGTGTTCTTGAAGGATTGGAGTGGGATCAGTTTATATAGGAGGGTTGAGTCACAGTAGTCTTTATAGAATATGATAAGGGCATAGATAAGAATGTTGCCCATCTTTTGTGTGAGACAACTGATAGTGATGTCAGCGAGGAAAACAGAAGTGGTGGGAGAATTACCAGTTTTGTCCATATTAACAAGAGGACATAAATGCAGAAATTGCTTTTAGTCTGTGACTAAAATGAGGGCAAGTCTGGAGAGAAGAGGTAGATTTAAGTATGATTTGCATATAAATTATAGTGAAACCCAAATGCTGATATGGTTGACCAAGACTAGTAGTGTAGTTTGAGAATAGGAGGGGTCCATGAAAGGAGCTTTGAGGTACCCTGACTAAAAGGGTGAAGTGAGGAGGTGGTATGGGAGACACTAAAGGATCAATTATAAGGATAGGAAGAGATCCAAGACCCAAGTGCAGATTCTCAGATCTCCAGTGAGGATAGAATACGATCAACAGTGTCAAATGCTGCACTgctgcagaatatttgcaaaaatgtaacccatatagcatattgatgctgttactgataaatgtaagagtgtaggaaaaactacatgaaagtatagaataccatatcaaggaaggaaaaataattagacattactcagttcaaaagtagaaaaataaaaacttttaatttaacaaataaaggggaaaaaacagGGAAAATAAAACTCGCAACTCGCAAGTTCTCGCGTGTCCCTCTTTAGTTTGTCCACTTCCCCccagagctgggccagctcggccttgatgttggccaggttctcctgcactgatggtctctcgtgcgcaggagaacctggcgcccagcgcttggcctggggggagtccggggcctggggggagaactcaagggcctggggggaaactgggggaggaatcaaggggggggtgtctggggcctcgggggcatattcggcctcggaggcctcttcagcctcttggGCCGATGGTCCTGGGGCTTCTGGGGCCGGtggttgggcctcgggggccagttgttgggcctcgggggccggtggtcgggcctcgggggccggtggtcgggcctcgggggccggtggtcgggcctctggCCTCAGTGGCCGGTGatccacaggagcctggagggcctggggttgtgcctggggaggaggcgccagctgaagttctgtgagatagtattgcaagatgttattttgtgtaatatgtatatatatacattcatacaccatcataaataacggggcccctcacaacaacattttttgggcccccctcctcccacgcccccaatggcccctccccctgtgaaccctcacaccaatacaaaggacacacagacattgttagccagggccccctaaaacatttgtggcccttccccaaatgactcacactatgggccgctccctgctgcttcccccctgctttaaaattttttatgcatatgtatttgaaaatagatgtgtgtatatatatatatatatatatatatatatatactgtatatatatatatatatatatacaatacgaagtgctgggaagctgcacaccataaggaacaataatacctgggtgcctgtggcaaaacaaaatctagacaggcatggggtgacggcacacacaggattttcacaaggagtcacaaagatgtgaaataatattcagaggtttattgtgaccaacgtttcagttcctcactggcattatggttgaacgtgatggacgtatgtcttttttcaacccaacttactatgttactttcgtcatccctgacatttcttacatttgtacctttagttcaaattacttgctaaatcttttactgaacatatactgtaacagcataataaagtacaataattaccttccgcaatttcagcaaccagatctgaactcctacgcttcaggtcagaccacagacgctggagctggcggaggtccaaacccggcgagcaaaccttctcttagctcgcccaggattgccctcttcctctcgtggacccctaagtcccccagaggcgggtcgtcatatcctgagcgcaggagcatgctgataatatagcacctctcccctggtagcagataagaaaccccaggcatgatgctggaggctcaatgacacaaaatggccccaagtcgcacatgtcacgagagacaaaatcgccacaaaatgtccgcaagtcgcgagattacaaagtatacatagtaatgtattttgcgcgacaaaatattctccgctacagtactgtatattatcgcgacaaaatattcaccgctatagtactgtatattatcgcgacaacatattcaccgctatagtactgtataatatcgcgactaaatatttaccactattgtactgtatattttggcgactaaatttttaccgctatagtactgtatattagtagcgaaattccatacatgccaagactttagtgaaattaagtaaaaagacacatacttgaataaataacactgtaagtccatattttattgccaaaaactcatttactgtacttttctataatttttcgcctgcctgtagtaggtgttaattttcgcatagccgaatgcgatatttagcgcgcctaagtgtttgtgaatcatgcaatcgtattcttttcagcgcggaaattaaggcgacttaacgcatgcgataatactatggtgaatcgcgcactaaTTATCGCGGCTAATtaaacgcaaaaaagcgtgcgataatttttatcgcactttagtgtcTATGTATAACATGGCTAACTGCTAATTGATACAGATGAAGGCAAAAACCCCTCTCTAATTTgacgcagagggggaaaaattccttcctgactccaagtagGCAATCAGACcagtatcaacttgtactaagagctattgcccataaccctgtatttcctcattaGCTAAAAAGCCAtacaaccccttcttgaagctatctaatgtatcagccagtgcaACTGATTCGGAGAGGgtatttcacaacttcacagtaaaaaatcctttctgaatatttcgTCTGaagggtgcccttgtgtcagttggaaggacctactggtaaataaagcattagagagattattatataatccccttatatattatacatagttatcagaTCACCCCTTAAGCAACTCTTCTCCtatgtaaacaaccctaacttggccagtctttcttcataactgagactttccataccctttaccagcttagttgcccttctttggacccactctaactcaataatatcccgtttgagcactggagaccaaatctgcatggcatattctagatggggccttaccagtgctctgtaaagtggaagaataaccccctcctccctcgcatttatgccccttttaatacagctcaaaaccttgtttgcccttgcagttgcccttacagctgctgcctggcattgcttgttacagccttgcatatttttacatccgaGGTGCATgaacttacatttatccacatttaatGTCCTCTGCCaattagctgcccagattgctagtttgtcaagatcctgctgcatgcCACATTCTGGATAGAATTGATTGGGCTGCGGCATGAGTTTTGTGTcacctgcaaacactgatacattacttataataccctcccctaagtagtCTAGTCGTAGGATTGTGAAATGGATTGTGTGAGCGGGAAGCGTGAGTATAAGGAGATTGTGATGGGATAGGGTGAAAGGAGAGTTTGAGATGTTAATTGAAGATCAGAGGTAGGTTAAGATAAGTACAAATGTGTGTCCATCATGGTGGGTGGAAGGTGAGATTGAGAAGCTTCTTTAACCCCATAAGAGGAGGCAAGATTGAGAAGCTTGGAGGCAGGTGGCACTTTGGGATATTGCATTCATCCTTGACCATTGCAGTAGTATCTGAGTGGAGGAATTTTTAGctgagaaatcatttaaaaattgacaAGTAAGTCCTGTTCGCgcctg from the Xenopus tropicalis strain Nigerian chromosome 5, UCB_Xtro_10.0, whole genome shotgun sequence genome contains:
- the LOC116410838 gene encoding LOW QUALITY PROTEIN: uncharacterized protein LOC116410838 (The sequence of the model RefSeq protein was modified relative to this genomic sequence to represent the inferred CDS: inserted 1 base in 1 codon; substituted 1 base at 1 genomic stop codon), with translation SWRLLPRHNPRPSRLLWITGHXGQRPNHRPQKPQDHRPKRLKRPPRPNMPPRPQTPPPXIPPPVSPQALEFSPQAPDSPQAKRWAPGSPAHERPSVQENLANIKAELAQLWGEVDKLKRDTRELASCEFYFPCFFPFIC